A stretch of Natronococcus sp. CG52 DNA encodes these proteins:
- a CDS encoding universal stress protein produces MYRVLVALDTDRSRAMAQAAMVKSLPAATEAVSAILAHVFQENPEGQSTPQLEGVRHAADAFDEGGVDYEYYETSGDPASEIIRAADERDVDLICLSGRKRTPTGKVIFGSVTQSVILGTDRPVVTVSPEQ; encoded by the coding sequence ATGTATCGAGTACTGGTCGCGCTCGACACCGACAGGAGCCGGGCGATGGCACAGGCAGCCATGGTGAAGTCGCTTCCGGCCGCAACCGAAGCGGTGTCGGCGATTCTCGCCCACGTGTTCCAGGAGAATCCGGAGGGACAATCGACACCGCAACTCGAGGGTGTCCGCCACGCGGCGGACGCGTTCGACGAGGGCGGCGTCGATTACGAGTACTACGAAACGAGCGGCGATCCGGCGAGCGAAATCATCCGGGCCGCCGACGAACGGGACGTCGATCTGATCTGTCTCTCGGGTCGCAAGCGGACGCCGACGGGGAAAGTCATCTTCGGCAGCGTGACCCAATCCGTCATTCTCGGTACCGACAGACCGGTCGTCACCGTCAGCCCCGAGCAGTAG
- the paaK gene encoding phenylacetate--CoA ligase PaaK, whose translation MSYNQIEEAPRDELRELQTERLRETVRAAYENVEYYREALDEVGVSPDDIRSLEDVEKLPFTTKEDFRAEYPDGLFAVDDDQIVRIHASSGTTGKPKIVSYTQGDIDVWSEVVARSLVAAGTEPGDTVQNGYGYGLFTGGLGLHYGIEEMGATVIPIGGGQTQRQVELLEDLESDVLSCTPSYSLYLAETAQEMGVDLRELPVSTVLFGAEPCTDPMREEIEERLGVTGIDIYGLSEIIGPGVSNECHEAQDGLHIWEDHFYPEVVDPQTGDPLPEGEEGELVLTTLTKEALPVLRYRTGDLTSLTSETCECGRTMVRMDNVTGRADDLLIVRGVNLYPSEIEDVVLEFDAVAPYYRIDLSREDELDRMELTIEREEEFGGDLEALRDRVLTRLSNVLSFTPDELTIADPGGIERTEVGKVKRVYDHR comes from the coding sequence ATGAGTTACAATCAGATCGAGGAAGCCCCTCGAGACGAACTCCGCGAGCTCCAGACCGAACGACTCCGCGAGACGGTGCGAGCCGCCTACGAGAACGTCGAGTACTACCGGGAAGCGCTCGACGAGGTGGGGGTCTCGCCGGACGACATTCGATCGCTCGAGGACGTCGAGAAACTGCCGTTCACGACGAAGGAGGACTTCCGCGCCGAGTACCCCGACGGCCTCTTCGCCGTCGACGACGACCAGATCGTCCGCATTCACGCGTCCTCCGGGACCACCGGGAAGCCCAAGATCGTCTCCTACACGCAGGGAGACATCGACGTGTGGAGCGAGGTCGTCGCCCGCTCGCTGGTCGCCGCCGGAACCGAACCCGGGGACACCGTCCAGAACGGCTACGGCTACGGCCTCTTTACGGGTGGACTCGGGCTTCACTACGGGATCGAAGAGATGGGTGCGACGGTCATCCCGATCGGCGGCGGACAGACCCAGCGACAGGTCGAACTCCTCGAGGACCTCGAGAGCGACGTCCTGAGCTGTACGCCCTCGTACTCGCTGTACCTCGCGGAGACCGCCCAGGAGATGGGCGTCGACCTCCGCGAGCTTCCGGTGTCGACGGTGCTTTTCGGCGCGGAGCCGTGTACGGACCCGATGCGCGAGGAGATCGAGGAACGACTCGGCGTGACCGGGATCGACATCTACGGGCTCTCGGAGATCATCGGTCCGGGCGTCTCGAACGAGTGCCACGAGGCACAGGACGGCCTGCACATCTGGGAAGATCACTTCTATCCCGAGGTCGTCGATCCCCAGACCGGCGACCCCCTGCCCGAGGGCGAAGAGGGAGAACTCGTGTTGACGACGCTGACCAAGGAGGCCCTGCCGGTCCTGCGCTACCGGACGGGAGACCTCACGTCGCTCACCTCCGAGACGTGCGAGTGCGGTCGAACGATGGTCCGGATGGACAACGTGACCGGTCGCGCCGACGACCTGCTCATCGTTCGCGGCGTCAACCTCTATCCCAGCGAGATCGAGGACGTCGTCCTCGAGTTCGACGCGGTCGCCCCCTACTACCGGATCGACCTCTCCCGGGAGGACGAACTGGATCGGATGGAGCTCACGATCGAGCGCGAGGAGGAGTTCGGTGGCGACCTCGAGGCCCTGCGAGATCGAGTTCTCACGCGACTCTCGAACGTGCTCTCGTTCACGCCGGACGAACTGACGATCGCCGACCCCGGCGGCATCGAGCGAACCGAGGTCGGGAAAGTCAAACGAGTGTACGATCACCGGTAG
- a CDS encoding MaoC family dehydratase: MAYSYEPHYFEDFEEGQTFESVGRTVTEADFVVHSALSGDWTELHTNKEYAEDGPFGERIAHGPMTFVQATGFVYRTGIVERTAFAFLGMNYMDLPNPVHIGDTLSLDIEVTETKDIGSRDDAGLVVLDTEMTNQDDTVVFQGDMKFLIKTKE; the protein is encoded by the coding sequence ATGGCATACAGTTACGAGCCGCACTACTTCGAGGACTTCGAGGAGGGCCAGACCTTCGAGAGCGTCGGCCGAACGGTGACCGAGGCCGACTTCGTCGTGCACTCGGCGCTCTCCGGCGACTGGACGGAACTGCACACGAACAAGGAGTACGCGGAGGACGGCCCCTTCGGCGAGCGGATCGCCCACGGGCCGATGACGTTCGTCCAGGCGACGGGCTTCGTCTATCGCACCGGGATCGTCGAGCGGACCGCGTTCGCGTTCCTCGGGATGAACTACATGGACCTGCCGAACCCCGTCCACATCGGCGACACGCTCTCGCTCGACATCGAGGTCACCGAAACGAAGGACATCGGGAGCCGCGACGACGCGGGGCTGGTCGTTCTCGACACCGAAATGACCAACCAGGACGACACCGTCGTCTTCCAGGGCGACATGAAGTTCCTCATCAAGACGAAAGAGTAG
- a CDS encoding 2Fe-2S iron-sulfur cluster-binding protein → MPTVEFEGETIEADTGDNLRRTLLDAGLPPHNGKARLMNCRGNAMCGTCAVEIVEGEVDEPTSKERRRLTLPPHRPDAGLRLSCQVTIENDLVVEQHPGYWGHKIDEKTTE, encoded by the coding sequence ATGCCAACGGTCGAATTCGAGGGCGAAACGATCGAGGCCGACACCGGTGACAACCTCCGTCGGACGCTTCTGGACGCCGGCCTCCCTCCCCACAACGGAAAGGCGCGGTTGATGAACTGCCGCGGAAACGCGATGTGCGGGACCTGTGCCGTGGAAATCGTCGAGGGAGAAGTCGACGAACCGACGAGCAAGGAACGCCGCCGTCTCACGCTGCCGCCGCACCGTCCGGACGCCGGACTCCGGCTCTCGTGTCAGGTGACGATCGAGAACGATCTCGTCGTCGAGCAACACCCGGGGTACTGGGGACACAAAATCGACGAGAAGACGACCGAGTGA
- a CDS encoding enoyl-CoA hydratase/isomerase family protein, with amino-acid sequence MQTRTEDSVLYLTFDRPGARNAFTEDVARDLAHELEELDPSALDAVVLTGAGDAFSAGGDIEAMAERDETAAEAYDRVRATLGLVAERILTAPVPVVAKVNGDAVGAGLSVVAAADFAYAADSARFGASFINVGLVPDLGGTVTLPRLVGLRTAKELVFTGRLVDAAEAEALDLVNETVPDEGLDARVADLLETLASKPTANVDLAKRAIHENLGQSWRDGLEREAHFQSLAYGTPAHTEGVDAFLEGRSPKFD; translated from the coding sequence ATGCAGACGCGTACCGAGGACTCCGTCCTGTATCTCACGTTCGACAGACCCGGCGCTCGAAACGCGTTTACCGAAGACGTTGCCCGCGACCTCGCGCACGAACTCGAGGAACTCGATCCGTCGGCGCTCGACGCGGTAGTCCTCACCGGAGCGGGCGATGCGTTCAGCGCCGGGGGTGACATCGAGGCGATGGCCGAGCGCGACGAGACGGCGGCGGAGGCCTACGACCGCGTCCGCGCGACGCTCGGCCTGGTCGCCGAACGGATCCTGACCGCTCCGGTCCCGGTCGTCGCGAAGGTCAACGGCGACGCGGTCGGGGCCGGCCTCTCGGTGGTCGCCGCCGCGGACTTCGCCTACGCCGCGGACTCCGCCCGGTTCGGCGCGTCGTTCATCAACGTCGGACTCGTGCCGGATCTGGGCGGGACGGTGACGCTCCCTCGACTCGTCGGCCTGCGGACGGCGAAGGAACTGGTGTTCACCGGCCGACTCGTCGACGCCGCGGAAGCCGAGGCCCTCGACCTCGTCAACGAGACGGTCCCCGACGAGGGTCTCGACGCGCGAGTCGCCGACCTCCTCGAGACGCTCGCATCCAAACCGACCGCAAACGTCGACCTGGCGAAGCGGGCGATCCACGAGAACCTCGGTCAGTCGTGGCGCGACGGCCTCGAGCGGGAAGCGCACTTCCAGTCGCTGGCGTACGGAACGCCGGCCCACACTGAGGGTGTCGATGCCTTCCTGGAAGGACGGTCGCCGAAGTTCGACTGA